A genomic region of Gossypium hirsutum isolate 1008001.06 chromosome D01, Gossypium_hirsutum_v2.1, whole genome shotgun sequence contains the following coding sequences:
- the LOC107928910 gene encoding phytosulfokine receptor 1 has product MGENLCKNSSSSNIEVLDMSMNFFGEVQQGLSNCTLLQYLMINGNNFRSLPRGIFQMMQNLRVLHLQNNSFSGTLDHGIGHLSNLVELDISSNSFTGVFLDVFGSLGKLEKFSASSNNFNGALPTSLPNSPSITTLDLHNNSLNDPINLNCTAMTKLRSLHLGSNKLYGSILHSLSPCTSLNIPNLGHNNLDGQIPESFKNLNALTVLSLSRTNLVNLSSTLKILQHFKNLTVLMLPENFQGEQIPGDAYFQFRSLKVLSIAYGELRGSISPWLLGCGGLQFLDLLTNHLTGTITCFTWICQTIHSQVRYQKG; this is encoded by the coding sequence ATGGGTGAAAATCTCTGCAAAAACTCATCATCATCCAATATCGAGGTTCTTGATATGTCAATGAACTTCTTTGGGGAAGTTCAACAAGGCCTGTCAAACTGTACTTTATTGCAATATCTCATGATCAATGGCAACAATTTCAGGAGTTTGCCAAGGGGTATCTTCCAAATGATGCAAAATCTTAGAGTTTTGCATCTTCAAAACAACAGCTTTTCAGGGACATTGGATCATGGGATTGGTCATCTTTCAAACCTTGTTGAATTAGACATCTCTTCTAATTCATTTACAGGGGTTTTCCTAGATGTGTTTGGGAGCCTAGGAAAGCTTGAGAAATTCTCTGCAAGTTCAAATAACTTCAATGGAGCTTTGCCAACCTCATTGCCCAACTCACCTTCAATTACAACCCTTGATCTCCACAACAACAGCTTGAATGATCCAATTAACCTCAACTGTACAGCCATGACCAAGCTCAGATCCCTTCACCTTGGGTCTAATAAGCTCTATGGTTCAATCCTCCATAGCCTTTCCCCTTGCACGAGCTTGAACATACCCAACCTTGGCCACAACAACCTTGATGGTCAAATCCCTGAAAGTTTCAAGAATCTCAATGCCCTCACAGTGCTTTCACTCTCAAGGACCAACCTGGTCAACCTCTCATCCACCCTTAAGATTCTGCAGCACTTCAAAAACTTGACTGTTTTGATGCTCCCTGAAAATTTTCAGGGCGAACAGATTCCTGGTGATGCTTATTTTCAATTCAGAAGCCTCAAGGTACTCAGCATTGCCTACGGTGAACTGCGGGGATCGATCTCACCATGGTTGCTTGGCTGCGGCGGGTTACAATTCTTGGACTTGTTGACGAACCATCTGACCGGAACCATTACCTGTTTTACCTGGATTTGTCAAACAATTCATTCACAGGTGAGATACCAAAAGGGTTAA
- the LOC121214069 gene encoding phytosulfokine receptor 1-like, whose protein sequence is MSGTIWPSFGNLRRLHVLNLNKNRLRGSIPESLSGMKNLETLDLSRNKLSGKYQNHLCSSVFCPSSVWHNELYGEIPMGGQFMTFPSSSFQRNNGLCGGPYIPCSLQQAPVDESPSEAMTVFGPQFGFGVATGFVLTIIVCFMSGWILPRKTTFKYRCFTSKSSHHD, encoded by the coding sequence ATGAGTGGAACCATTTGGCCAAGTTTTGGCAACTTGAGAAGGCTTCATGTTCTAAACCTCAACAAGAATCGCTTGAGAGGCTCGATCCCAGAGTCTTTGTCAGGGATGAAAAACTTGGAAACCCTGGACTTATCTCGTAACAAATTATCTGGAAAGTACCAGAATCATTTGTGCAGCTCAGTTTTTTGTCCAAGTTCGGTATGGCATAATGAACTTTATGGGGAAATCCCCATGGGAGGTCAGTTCATGACTTTCCCATCTTCAAGCTTTCAAAGGAACAATGGCCTTTGTGGTGGACCTTATATTCCATGCTCACTTCAACAGGCTCCTGTTGATGAATCTCCAAGTGAAGCAATGACAGTATTTGGTCCACAATTCGGATTCGGTGTTGCTACTGGCTTTGTTCTCACCATTATCGTCTGCTTTATGTCTGGTTGGATCCTTCCAAGAAAGACAACATTCAAATATAGATGCTTTACAAGTAAATCCAGTCACCATGACTAG
- the LOC107928800 gene encoding INO80 complex subunit C, protein MEAEVIKAELVLPTHMSFKRIQMYEKYPKGQSKVRWKQLKQILQAENCQNYSPDEPNYVNIESPPSMQPCKRICDITGFEAPYHDPRTNLRYANADVFKLVRSLPNEYVQRYLALRKAAVVLR, encoded by the exons ATGGAAGCAGAGGTGATAAAAGCAGAGTTGGTATTGCCAACGCATATGAGTTTCAAGAGGATTCAAATGTATGAGAAATACCCAAAGGGCCAATCGAAAGTGAGATGGAAACAGCTCAAGCAAATCCTTCAAGCTGAAAATTGCCAGAATTACTCTCCTGATGAACCCAATT ATGTTAATATCGAATCACCGCCTTCGATGCAACCGTGcaaaagaatttgtgatataacGGGATTTGAG GCACCGTACCACGATCCGAGGACGAATCTCCGCTATGCAAATGCCGATGTTTTCAAGCTTGTGAGATCTCTTCCCAATGAGTATGTGCAAAGGTATCTAGCTCTAAGGAAAGCGGCAGTGGTTTTGAGGTGA